The DNA sequence GGTCCCCCGCCTTCGACCTCGACAACCTGTATGGCGGCGGACCCGACGACGAGCCCTTCCTCTACGACCGAAACAGTCGCGATCACTTCTTAATCGGGAAAGGGCGACGCCAGCGGACCAGCGATGACGGCGCGATCGATCTCGTCGCTCTTCCAAAGACGTCCGAAGATGACCTCCCACGAAACGAGCAGGGGAGAGCCCTCATCGGAGACCCTCGGAACGACGAGAACCTGATTGTTTCGCAACTCCAACTCGCGTTCCTCAAGTTTCACAACGCTACGCTCGATGCAGTCAAGGAGCGGCTTAGTCTAACTGGCCGAGAAGCCTTCTTTCGAGCCCAGCAGATTGTCCGTTGGCATTATCAGTGGATCGTGCTCTTCGACTTTCTCCCCCGGATCGTCGGCGAGGATATGGCTCAGGCCGTTTTGACGCCCCGCGGGGAACGCAAGGACGATGTGGCCCGCGCTGAGGCCAAGCCGTTCACGATCGATCTGCGTCACTACAACCCAAAGGAGTCGGCGTTCATGCCGGTCGAGTTCTCCGCCGCCGCGTACCGGTTTGGTCACAGCCTCGTCCGTGGCGACTACGACCTCAACCGGGTTGTTCGTCGCGTACCCATCTTCAGGCCACCGTCGCAGAACCCGGGGCCTCTGGCGGACCTTCGAGGCGGCCGTCCGCTGCCCGGGCTGTGGTCCTTGGACTGGCGCCGGTTCCTCGATCTTGACGCCGGCACACCCGCTCAGCGTGCCCGCCTCGTCGATACCCGCCTGAGCCGCGGGCTGGCGGCGATCCCCTCCGGTCCAGGCAAGGAGAACCCCCTCGCACTTCTCAACCTCGTACGAGGATGGCGTTTGGGCCTTCCCAGCGGCCAAGCTGTCGCGCAAGCCATGGGCACGACGGTTCTCTCGAACGAGGACCTCGGCCTCGACATCGCTGAGGTGGGACACGAGGCGCCTCTGTGGTTTTACGTCCTGAAGGAGGGAGAACTCCTCCATGATGGTTTGCACATGGGTCCGGTCGGAGGGCGCATCGTCGGCGAGGTTTTCGTTGGCCTAGCAGCCGCAGACTCCTCCAGCTTTCTCAATCAGGCCCCCACCTGGACGCCAGGAACCGCGTTCCCAGACGGGCCGCTCATCGAGCCTCTTGGAGAAGGGTTTCAACTCCGGGACGTCCTCCGCTTCGTCGGCTTGGATGGTGAGCCATTCTAGAGGTTGGGCTTCGGCCTCGATCATATGGTCACAGATCAATGCGAAGTGGCTTGGCGGCTATAGATCCCGTTGGAGCTCGCTTTACCCACCTGATGGTGGCTCAACACATCTCTCTCCGTGTCACTACGCATTCACAAGACCGACCCCAACACGTTTGCATGGCGCCTTGTCGGACCTGAAGGGCGCATCCTAGCGCTATCCACGCACACGTACCACGACTCTGACTCGGCTGCCGAAGACGCTGATCGTTTCAGGCGTCACGGAACAGACGAGACCGGCACCACCGGGGCATTCCGTGTCGAAGGACGCGACGGAGCGTTTCGGTGGTTTTACTCCGACGGCAGTGGCCGCCTTGCTCGGAGTCCGGATCCTCTAGAGTCCGAGGAAGCTGCTGTGGCAGCCTACACGCACGTCCAAACGGTCTTGAAGGGAGAGTCCCGGCCGCGACAAACATCGCAAGGTTTTGACCCGGAGATCCTTAACCATTCGCTCATCACTGTGCCGCTCCTTGAGCGGTTCGAGCAAGGGCGAGCCAACGAGTTGCACCGCGTCATCGTCGAACTCAACCACAACTACAGGCGCGAGCTCAGCGGTGCGCACAAAGATGTTAAAAGGTGGATCAAAGACATCATCAAGAGTCGCACCGGACGGGACGACAACGCATCTGCTACGGCCCCTGCGCCATCGCACCGTCGCGCACGCCTGCTCAAGGCGCAGTCCAAGCTCAGCTACCGATACGTTGTCGCAGATCTCACGCGCGCGATGGTCCGCGAGTTGGTCACCCAAGACGGTGAAAATGCGTCCCAAGCTCCTTCAGAAGTTGTAGAGAACGCGGTCCCACCGGGACGGGCCATCTACCGCGTGTGGCCCGATTTCAAAGTCCGGCCTCTTCTCCACTACAGTGCGCGTACGGTCAAGGCGGATGCCGCACAGAAGGCGTTTGGCGCAGCAGGAAAGGGAGTCGTCTGGGCCGTAGTGGACTCCGGCGTCGATGGTGCTCACCCGCACCTCAAGAGCGCGACGATTCTTCCTGCCGGGTTGGCTCATAAGGACTTCGTCGACACAGAACGCAAGGGCGCCCCGATCGACCCATTCGGTCACGGCTCTCACGTCGCCGGAATCATCGCTGGATCGGTTGCCGACGACACGGTCGACGACGACGAGCGTCCGCTCCACCAACTTCAGCAAGAAGCTGACCCTGACGGCGAGCCTCGCTACCGCGCCCGCCCGGTCGGTGCCATCAGCGGCGTTGCTCCAGACTGCACCGTTCTCAGTGTTCGCGTCCTCGATGCGGATGGCAACGGCCACGCTAGCGACGTTATCGCCGCGCTCCAGTACGTCGGCTCTCTGAACAAAGGAGGGCGGGACCTTCGGGTCCACGGCGTCAACCTCAGCGTCGGCTATGACTTTGACCCGGAGTGGTATGCGTGCGGCCACAGTCCACTCTGCCAGGAGGTAGACCTGCTCGTCCGCTCTGGCGTTGTGGTCGTGGCCGCCGCCGGCAACACAGGCCATGGGACAGCCTACGCAGACGCACGGCAATCAAAAACCGGAATCGACCTCACAATCAACGACCCTGGAAACGCCGAGAAGGCTATTACGGTCGGGTCGACGCACCGCGCGGAGCCTCACCGGTATGGCGTGTCCTACTTCTCATCCAAAGGGCCTACTGGGGACGGCCGTGCCAAGCCAGACCTCGTTGCTCCCGGTGAGCGCGTGCTCTCGTGTGCTGCCGGCAGCAAGCGGGATGCGGCAGAGCGCAAGATCGCCCGCATGGCTTCGCGAGAGGAGGGCCCCAGCGCGTGGCCGACAACCTGCCACTACGTCGCCGATAGCGGCACCAGCATGGCCGCACCTCACGTCTCCGGGGCCATCGCCGCTTTTCTCTCTGTGCGCCGCGAGTTCATCGGCCGGTCCGAAGATGTCAAGGCGCTCTTTCTGCGCACTGCAACTGATTTGG is a window from the Rubricoccus marinus genome containing:
- a CDS encoding peroxidase family protein translates to MPTIDPNTQFVLHGRVVSDGSGVSGLSVQAFDYDFGRPVDDLGTTTTGDDGAFEITFRQSAAGSRSEGTPEPFVVIHDAEGTLLAQTRWIRLDTETTLDLDDIHVVVKSPVEDPSSAPIGGDPGVTPGTAPEPKDPSSKPGGATHHGSKSRDFVAPRSPFYRGPFGRLFRELPAWIPPGATDEEKAAVVAALAATMVEEEGDTETGDHPNIPAAYTYFGQFVDHDITFDPASSLTKQNDPDRLINFRSPAFDLDNLYGGGPDDEPFLYDRNSRDHFLIGKGRRQRTSDDGAIDLVALPKTSEDDLPRNEQGRALIGDPRNDENLIVSQLQLAFLKFHNATLDAVKERLSLTGREAFFRAQQIVRWHYQWIVLFDFLPRIVGEDMAQAVLTPRGERKDDVARAEAKPFTIDLRHYNPKESAFMPVEFSAAAYRFGHSLVRGDYDLNRVVRRVPIFRPPSQNPGPLADLRGGRPLPGLWSLDWRRFLDLDAGTPAQRARLVDTRLSRGLAAIPSGPGKENPLALLNLVRGWRLGLPSGQAVAQAMGTTVLSNEDLGLDIAEVGHEAPLWFYVLKEGELLHDGLHMGPVGGRIVGEVFVGLAAADSSSFLNQAPTWTPGTAFPDGPLIEPLGEGFQLRDVLRFVGLDGEPF
- a CDS encoding S8 family peptidase; the protein is MAAYTHVQTVLKGESRPRQTSQGFDPEILNHSLITVPLLERFEQGRANELHRVIVELNHNYRRELSGAHKDVKRWIKDIIKSRTGRDDNASATAPAPSHRRARLLKAQSKLSYRYVVADLTRAMVRELVTQDGENASQAPSEVVENAVPPGRAIYRVWPDFKVRPLLHYSARTVKADAAQKAFGAAGKGVVWAVVDSGVDGAHPHLKSATILPAGLAHKDFVDTERKGAPIDPFGHGSHVAGIIAGSVADDTVDDDERPLHQLQQEADPDGEPRYRARPVGAISGVAPDCTVLSVRVLDADGNGHASDVIAALQYVGSLNKGGRDLRVHGVNLSVGYDFDPEWYACGHSPLCQEVDLLVRSGVVVVAAAGNTGHGTAYADARQSKTGIDLTINDPGNAEKAITVGSTHRAEPHRYGVSYFSSKGPTGDGRAKPDLVAPGERVLSCAAGSKRDAAERKIARMASREEGPSAWPTTCHYVADSGTSMAAPHVSGAIAAFLSVRREFIGRSEDVKALFLRTATDLGRDPYFQGAGLADLMRALQAV